Genomic DNA from Salvia miltiorrhiza cultivar Shanhuang (shh) chromosome 1, IMPLAD_Smil_shh, whole genome shotgun sequence:
GGATTACATAAATCGAATGTTACATGACATTTCCGGCATGAAAGTTCTCATCCTCGACTCTCAAACGGTGATTTCTCATgctcttttgtaatttttgttgTTGAATTTTCAATCACGATtaggtattttttatttcatttttctgtTGTGGTTCTTAATTGATTGAGCGTCTTTATTATGGAACTTTTGATGTTGGAAGTAAATTTCGGTAACTTAGTAAGTACGTATTGTCATGATTCGAACTGAACATATGGATTTCTATCGTTGTATGAATGGGAACGAGATCACTAAACTATAATGTCATGAATAGTGGGCTAAATGAGCTCAAGTTGTTTAACAATAATTATAAATAGAGTAAAAATAGGGAGGGTTTATCAGAATTCAGTGTGATAGTTAAATTTTGGGTTGAAGGTTCGTTGTGCCAATGTATATTCCAAAAAGTGGAACAATTTTGGAGTCTTAGAATGTCCACTTATTCTTTCAAGCTGAATCTTGAAATTGGCTGCAGGTTAGTGTCGTGAGTGTTGTATATTCACAATCGGAGCTGCTTCAGAAAGAAGTATTTTTGGTGGAACTTGTAGATTCCATTTCGATGTCGAAAGAACCCATGTCGCACCTGAAAGCTGTTTATTTTCTCCGTCCAACATCTGAGAATGTTGTTCTTGTGAGACGTCAGCTGAATCATCCTCGGTTTGGAGAGTATCACCTCTGTGAGTATCATTTATCTGCATCGCACATTAGTCATCACCAAGGAGTAGGAAAAGATTTGTTAATTTGCTGTCAGAATTTTATTCAGATTTTACTCCACAAGCTGCTTATGAGTAGTTGGTGGGATCTTATTTTTAGTAGAATGTATTGTGATTTGTGAATGAGTGACTGAAGTCCGTACTGCCTGGTCATGTTGTTACAGTTTTCTCGAATATGTTGAAAGACACTCAGCTGCACAATTTAGCAGATGCAGATGAGCATGAAATAGTTCAACAAGTGCAGGTACTTCAAATTTTGTAGAAGTGGCTCTTTCACATTTACCTTTTGAGGGTTAACTAATTTTGTTTATATTATCGTTGTTTAGAAACTTAGTGTTTTCAATTGGTCTACATTGCCAAGTAAACTGGAAATTTTTAGAACTTTACTTTTAATCGTAACTGGTCAATCCatttggtttgattcatgaagTTGAACACTGGCCTATGTCTATTTCTTTGGTATGCAGGAGTTCTATGCAGACTTTGTTGCACTTGATTCCCATCACTTCTCCCTAAATATCCCATCAAATCATATGTATATGCTTCCAGCCGTGGTGGATCCATCAGGTTTACAGCACTTCTGTGACCAAGTTATTGATGGGATTGCTGCCATCTTCCTGGCTCTAAAACGTAGACCGGTTATTCGTTATTCACGGACATCTGATATAGCTAAAAGGATAGCACAAGAAGCACTGGTGAGATACCTGCTATTGGGcttattcaataaaatttataacTGTTGCTGTGTTCCTTCAACAAAACCTAACTCTGATGATCAAAAGATTCCTAGAGTAAAAAAGCATGCTCACTGGAGTCACTTACTCTGTTGTTCTGAATGCTTAAGGAAGGTACTATAGCACTGATGTTAGCTTAACTGTTGTTTCTGCAGAAGCTGATGTATCAGCAGGAGAGTGGTCTTTTTGATTTTCGACGTTCAGAGGTTTCTCCATTGTTGCTTATTCTTGATAGGCGAGATGACCCTGTGACTCCCCTTCTTAATCAATGGACATATCAGGTTATTGGCTTCTCAAAATGGAGATTGGTGTTGTTTTACATATATACTTGCTGAATACGACAATTAATTTGCTATTGTTATCTGTAGGCAATGGTTCATGAATTGATAGGTATTCAAGACAATACTGTAGATCTCAGAAACATTGGCAAGGCATCAAAGGACCACAAGGTTGTTATTCTTTTCAATGTAACATTACTCTTTGCTTTGTCATTTCCATTTGCATGAGGAAATTTATAGCTCCAATTTACTTTTCACGCTCTCAGGAGGTTGTACTGTCTTCTGAGCAAGACCCCTTTTTCAAATCCAACATGCACGAGAATTTTGGAGATATTGGGatgaatataaaaaaattggtggatgaTTTCCAACAAATTGCAAAAAGTAATCAGAATATACAAACTATAGGTTCGTCTTCAGTCATGTGTCTTTTTTAGACGATACTCTAGAATATCTTCTCCTTTCTGTATCTGCAACGTTTTGTGCCACAGATGATGATCCCAGACATGttgacaaaatatttattttgcagAGGACATGGCTAAATTTGTTGACAACTACCCAGAATACAGAAAAATGCATGGCAATGTTTCCAAGCATGTGACATTGGTTACCGAAATGAGTAGGATTGTTGAAGAGCGGAAACTAATGTTAGTCTCACAAACAGAACAAGATTTAGCTTGCAATGGTGGTCAAGGGGCAGCATTTGAGGTACCTTGGTGTTTTTCAAGTATTCAGTATAGATTTTCTTCTAAGTAATTTCCCAGTGGTCCTGAAATTTGAGATGCTTGTTTCAATAGCTCTTCTCCTGTTTTTCATCGGTACATGTTTAATGAAAGGACATAATCTTATAGGTGACTAAGCATGCCCGATATAGGCATAAAAATTAGAATGGAAGGTGGGTGAGTAAAGAGTATTTAAATAGAATTAAGTCACTAATTTGTAGAGATGCTGCAGCTCACTAATTTTGGAGTAGTAATCTGTAATGGACATGTTTTGATGTTATTATTTGGTGATGGATGAGTATTTGGATTACTGCATTAAGAAATAATGGTATCGGTTGGAGTCATTTGTAACTTTGGTATTGATTCTATTAGCCTGCCCCTTTTTTATAAGTTGGACAATGGAACACAAGAAAGATCAGTATTGCTTTAGTTCAAGTGATATCAAAATCTATATTTCTTATAAAGCTTAGGAATTATAAAGTTATAATTAGAAGTCACACAAAACTAGCCAAAGCATGAATGTTTTTCTTCATGAAGTTATTTTTTTCGCGAGTCTAGATCTGAAGTTCTGCATTAAGATGCTTGAGATACCATCCCTTGGATATCGTTGGATTTCTTTTAATCTGTTTCAATTAAAGAAGTGTCGTTTATCTCTCTTATACTGTGTGCTCCTATGCAGGCTGTTACAAACCTGTTAAATAATGAAAATGTCTCAGATATTGACCGACTGCGCTTAGTCATGCTGTATGCCTTGCGGTATGAGAAAGAAAGTCCTGTCCAGCTGATgcaattattcaataaattgGCATCCCATTCTCCAAAGTATAAACCAGGGGTATGTCTTTTCCAACCCCGGAATTGTGTTTCACATTTGTAACTAATTGTCTGCTCAATTTATTAAACTATTATTCCACCTCTGCTTCTCACGGGCATGATATTTTGGACTTTGTAATACTGAAGTCGTTGTTACGGTAGACGATATGTTTATTGTGGTGAGATTTCCTATGGCCCCACATATGCATTTCACATGTCAGTATtagttattgattttattctgTGGAAAGCATTTCTTTAAGATGCCCTGATGCTGCTTCGTCGTATCCAATTTGCATATCTACTCTATCATAGTCTCAGGACTGAACATAAAACCCAAAGAGGATAGCATTTTACCTTGTTTTTACTTATGGAAGTTtcctatctttttttttcctatttgtGAATCTATCACCTCTCAGGGGCTCCTTTCTGCCCAATGATGCTACAGTATGTATGACATTTGCAATCTTCGATTGACAGCTTGTGCAGTTCCTACTGAAGCAAGCTGGGGTTGATAGGCGAACTGGGGATCTTTATGGGAACAGAGATCTGCTCAATTACGCTCTTAACATGGCTCGTGGCCTCAAAGTATGCCCATAAACTTGCATCTAATTTTGATTAAACCACCAAGTCACTAGATTTTGAAAATGAATATCCGCGCTTTCTCAGGGAGTGGAGAATGTGTACACTCAGCATCAGCCCCTTCTATCTCAAACGATGGAGAGCATAATTAAAGGGCGTATGAGAGATGTGGACTACCCTTATATTGGAAATCATTTCCAACAAGCTAGGTAGGATTTTGAAGTGTTTCTTATTAGAATTAGATCTGCGCTTACTTGGTTTTGCTTATACATTTATTTCACATACCTCTGTTTAAAACTACTCAGATGCGAGAAACTTCAATCAGCCACAGTTAACCGTATAATTTCCTCTTGGCAAAATGACAGTTAACAGTATGCATTTATTTCACACACCTCTGTTTAAAACTACTCAGTTGTTAGTAGGAATTCAACTAGTAATTTGGCTTCTTGTTTGTGGAGCCATTGCACGAGATCTCATTCGTACCGATAAGTGCCACATCATTGGATTTACAGCGTCTATCTGTCGTTCATCTTCGCATATGTCTCTTTGACAGGCCACAGGATGTGATCATTTTCATTGTGGGCGGGTCTACTTATGAGGAGGCACGTGTGGTTTCCCTCCAAAACGCTACGAATTCTGGAATTCGTTTCATCCTTGGTGGTTCTGCAATCCTCAATTCAAAGAGGTATGTTTGGCTACATTTAAAATCCAAATATTTCCACTTCAAGGACTGCCTAAATCATCGCGACTGCTACATAGGTTTCTGAGAGACCTTGAAGAAGCGCAAAGGATCATCAGGACAAGCACAAATTTGATATGAAATGTTGTGATGCCTCACACGAGGGGATGTAAATTACCTGTATGTAGGATTTCTCCATTCTTCATCAACTGGTGATTTTTCTTGATCTGAAGCTTTGATGATTGAAGATGGCAGTAGCCAACCAATTTTGGCGACTTAGAATTTTTTGAattatgaagaaaaaaatactGAGTTTGTTGTGGAAGAAAACGCTGCTACACAAAGAGGAAGATTGGAGTAATTTTTGTTGTCCTGTACAACGCTGCTTATGTACTTATTTGTAATTGTACAACTAATTGCTTCTTGTTTATACAACAAAGTTTTTTTGATGCAATAGGAATTCATTTGTAGTGAAATGAGTATTTGTGAAGCTGCGCCTGCGACTCTTGTGTGGTGGTATGCTTTAGAAAGTATCACCAGTTTTTAATTGAGAAAATATCAATGTTTAATCATATTCTAAGAAATGTTTCAACATTTAAACTTTGGTATTGTCgtaaaaaatagtaataataattcggaaaaaaaaaaacaaaaatgtcATAAGTCATCGTGATTTAACAGTGACAAGCGGTGAAATTGACTAGTATTTGATTGATTATTTCGAAAAAAATGAATGCAGCTGAATATTACTGACAATAAATCTTATGTAGAATGCTACGAGCCTACGACATGCAATTTATAGTAATATTCGTATTTCCTTTAATGGACAATTTTGTCAGTACAGATGATTATCTTCCTCCTCATCATGCCAAATTTACTTTGCAGTTACTTTTTAAGTATTTGACAGTTCCAAGTTATTTTCAGATTTTGAACGACGTCGttggcttcattttcttttttcttctacaTCGTTGTTATTTTCaactttatttatatttaatactctcttcgtccatgaaagaactttctaagAGGGAATgttacgagttttaagaaaaaatattgttgagtgtattgagagttgtgaaaatgtgttataattaatattgagagttgtgaaaagtgaaaagtgaaaagtaagaataattATAAGTAGTGGGGtataatcaaaaaataagtaggaagtttttttgtggacgtcccgaaaagaaaagatatgaagttctttcgtggacggatggagtatttataaaaaaattacttcataaattaattattagttaacaaaaattattttttatgggtctctctctattttattcacatatctcaacttttattaaaactagtTTTGCTCCCGTGCGATCTAcgagaaatattatttttttaataataaattattttacagtttttttatatttaaaatttaattatttaataatattatatgaaTGTTAAAAATTTCATGTTGTGCAATATATGAGTATGAACAATCATTACTCgttcttttaaataaaaaaatttgttgaCGTTGTTAGAGTAGGATGAGTAAGTATTTGA
This window encodes:
- the LOC130992298 gene encoding vacuolar protein sorting-associated protein 45 homolog isoform X1, translated to MVLITVVRDYINRMLHDISGMKVLILDSQTVSVVSVVYSQSELLQKEVFLVELVDSISMSKEPMSHLKAVYFLRPTSENVVLVRRQLNHPRFGEYHLFFSNMLKDTQLHNLADADEHEIVQQVQEFYADFVALDSHHFSLNIPSNHMYMLPAVVDPSGLQHFCDQVIDGIAAIFLALKRRPVIRYSRTSDIAKRIAQEALKLMYQQESGLFDFRRSEVSPLLLILDRRDDPVTPLLNQWTYQAMVHELIGIQDNTVDLRNIGKASKDHKEVVLSSEQDPFFKSNMHENFGDIGMNIKKLVDDFQQIAKSNQNIQTIEDMAKFVDNYPEYRKMHGNVSKHVTLVTEMSRIVEERKLMLVSQTEQDLACNGGQGAAFEAVTNLLNNENVSDIDRLRLVMLYALRYEKESPVQLMQLFNKLASHSPKYKPGLVQFLLKQAGVDRRTGDLYGNRDLLNYALNMARGLKGVENVYTQHQPLLSQTMESIIKGRMRDVDYPYIGNHFQQARPQDVIIFIVGGSTYEEARVVSLQNATNSGIRFILGGSAILNSKRYVWLHLKSKYFHFKDCLNHRDCYIGF
- the LOC130992298 gene encoding vacuolar protein sorting-associated protein 45 homolog isoform X2; the encoded protein is MVLITVVRDYINRMLHDISGMKVLILDSQTVSVVSVVYSQSELLQKEVFLVELVDSISMSKEPMSHLKAVYFLRPTSENVVLVRRQLNHPRFGEYHLFFSNMLKDTQLHNLADADEHEIVQQVQEFYADFVALDSHHFSLNIPSNHMYMLPAVVDPSGLQHFCDQVIDGIAAIFLALKRRPVIRYSRTSDIAKRIAQEALKLMYQQESGLFDFRRSEVSPLLLILDRRDDPVTPLLNQWTYQAMVHELIGIQDNTVDLRNIGKASKDHKEVVLSSEQDPFFKSNMHENFGDIGMNIKKLVDDFQQIAKSNQNIQTIEDMAKFVDNYPEYRKMHGNVSKHVTLVTEMSRIVEERKLMLVSQTEQDLACNGGQGAAFEAVTNLLNNENVSDIDRLRLVMLYALRYEKESPVQLMQLFNKLASHSPKYKPGLVQFLLKQAGVDRRTGDLYGNRDLLNYALNMARGLKGVENVYTQHQPLLSQTMESIIKGRMRDVDYPYIGNHFQQARPQDVIIFIVGGSTYEEARVVSLQNATNSGIRFILGGSAILNSKRFLRDLEEAQRIIRTSTNLI